The following is a genomic window from Candidatus Moraniibacteriota bacterium.
CGCCGTACAGCCGTAGAAAACGATGATGAGGCTTTTGATGGGAACAAAGACCGTACTTGGCAGACGACGGATCCAGTGTATTGGCGGGAATTCTTTTCTGAGGAAGAGATAGGGGAGCGAGGCGAAGAAAAGAAGCGGTGCGAAAAATGCTGCAAGGAAAAGAAACAAAAGAAAAGCATCGAGATAGGATTGTCCGTAGGTTCGATAGAAATAGAAATACGCCGCCATGACACAGAGTGTCCAGAGCGCAAAGAAAAACAGCGGGATTTTTCGGAGAAAATATCTCATGAAGTGGAGTAGAAATTGCCTCAATGATAGCGCGAAAGTATATTTTTGTTGAGTTGTCTGTCTTGCAGCAAGATGGTAGGATTTTACCGGTTGAGACCCCTTCAGCCTAAATTATGGAGTTGCTATGATGAGAGAATCTGCAGGAAAGTTCTTTTCCATGTTGAACAGTCGCATGATATATCGCGTGCAGGCGGCGCATGTGATTCGGTCGGTAGCACTTTCGTTTGTAAGTGTGTACGTGCCGGCATTTCTTCTGACGAACGGGTATTCACTTCGCGAGACGATTTTGTTCTTTGTTGTTTATCACGGAGTCGGGCTCATGGCTGTTTTCACTGTTGTGGTGCCGATGCTCCGAAGGTGGGGCATGGTGACGACGATTCGGTGGTACTACCCGTTACAGATGTTGTTTCTCGGGCTGTTGCTCTTTGGAAGTGGCGCGCATCTCTCCGTATGGACAGCGGCTATAGTGGGTGGTATTGCTAATATGGTTTACTATGTGCCGCTCAATGTGTTGTTCATGCGGCATACGGATCGCGAGACCATCGCCAAAGATTTCTCAGTATTTTTTGCGCTCCCAACAATATTTGGTCTCGTGGGACCGCTTCTTGGGGCAGCTCTGGTTGTTTCCTTGGGATTCTGGGCAACGTTCATTGTTGCGTTTCTCGGTCTTCTTCTGTCGTCTCTTCCATTGCGGGCGCTTGAAAATGACGAACGAATCGATCTTCGTTTTTCTGAGACGTTGCCAATGCTTCGGCGTCGAAAATTCCTCTTTTTTCTCGAGGGATTCGACAATATCGTGGAAGAATCGGAGTGGCTCTGGGGAATTATTGTGTACCTCCTTATTGGATCGCTTGCGACACCTGGTGTTGTGGGATCTCTCGAATCTCTCGGAGGCGCTCTGTTCACTATATTTGTCGGGCGGTATGTGAACAAGCAGAAAAGTACCATGGCTACTCTATTTGTAAGCATTATTTTCTTGGTGCTCGTGTGGTGTGCTCGGTTCTTTATCGGGACGCCGCTCCCGGCATATCTGATCACGGTCTCCTCATCGTTCATTATGACGCTCTTTTTGGTTTCATACTTTGCAATGATCTACCGGAAAGTGAAGGGAGATCAGGACACGGAGTTCATTATCTTGCGAGAGATTCCGACAGTGCTGGGAAGAATGGTTGTATTTGGTGTAGCAATACTTGTTGCCTCTGATATCGAGCGGTTCTTTTATCTTCCTATGGCTGCTATGGGAATCCTGCTTATCGCGATGGCTGCTATGCGCAAACAACTCGCAAGTGCGTGATGAATGAATCCTATTCACCGTAGTGTAAGAACAAAACTCCCTCAGCCAAATGACCGGGGGAGTTTTAATAACCAAACACTGATGTCCAGATGTTGCTTTTGTTACTTTTCCAAAGCTGCTTTTTTCACGAGCGCGTTGAGGCGAGACTTTTTGCGCGCGGCGGTGTTTTTCTTGATGATATTCTTTTCACTTGCTTTGTCGAGGCTCTTGATAGCGAGTTTGAGCTCCTTTTGTGCGGTTTCGATGTCTTTCGCTTTGACCGCTTCGCGCGTCTTCTTGATGGCGCTCTTGAAAACACCCTTGGCGACTTTATTTCGCTCGGTCTTCTTGGCGGTGACGCGCATGTATTTCTTGGCGGAATCCTTAATCGGCATATGCTTTCAAAAACAAATTAGCATCCCCCATAGGGTGTGAATCGTTTTCCTTTTTTACCATGCGATTTGTTTTTTGGCAAGGGGAAGGCTTTTGTGATAGTGTAAAGACACTTTTGGATGCATTATGATTGCTTTACTGGAAGGAAATGTTGTTGCTCTGCGTCATGATTCTGCGGTGGTGCAGACGGGGGGTGTGGGTTATAAGGGTTTGTTGGAATGTATGAATTCTGCTAGTATTAACTTGTTGAGGATATGTGCACGTGAAGAAGAACAATTTAAGTGAGATGCAGAAACAAGGAAAGAAGTAGCTGCTAGGCTGAATAGGGATGTAAACTAAACCGTAATCTAAATCGTATGCGTCAAGATGCTCTGTATGGAATTTGGAATGCACGAAGAGGAAAATCTGTTGCGTGGTGTTTTCGAATGGGAGTCTTGGTGCTTTCGTGTATTCTGGGGAATGTGATGAATGTTTATTCGGCGAAAGCCGATTTTTCTTTTGATGAAACCGTTATTGATAGCGATTTTGCAGGAGATGTAAAAGGAATTGGCGATGTAAACGGTGATGGATTTCCGGATGTGGTTATTGGCGGACTGCAAATGAATTGGTATGAGTACCCGTCATGGACAAAACACACCATTGCTTCAGCTGCTATTGAATTTACGACGGATATGCAACTGGCTGATATCGATGGTGATGGGGATCTTGACATTGTAACTGGCGATGGAAATGGAACGAATAATGTCATTTGGCTTGAAAACCCTCTTCCGTCCGGCGATCCAACTGCCACATGGACCGTTCATGTGGTTGGTGCACATGGCGATTGGATTCATGATGTTCAAGTAGCAGACATGGATCGTGATGGAAAACTTGATATTGTGACGAGAAAGACGTCCACTCGTATTTTTTTTCAAGACACTCCAACTTTGTGGACCGAGCGGGACATTTCTTCGACAGTGGCTGATAGCGGTGAGGGTATGGGTTCGGGAGATGTTGATAATGATGGTGATATCGACCTTGTTGTAAATGGCGCGTGGGTGGAGACACCAACAGCAGCTCGGACGGGAACATTTGTAAAGCATACGATAGCATTCGGCTATGGCACGGAAGTGACAGGAGCGGTTGCGGATGTGAATGCCGATACGCGCCCGGATATTCTCATGATCAACCAGCATTCGCGCGGGAAGTTTGCTTGGTATGCGGGACCAATTGATCCGATTTCGGGAACATGGACAGAGCATGTGATTGATTCCAATATGGGGAGTCATAAGCTCGAAGTGGGGGATATGGATGGTGATGGTGCTCTTGATGTGGTAACTGGCCTCGAACTTCAAGAGCTTTCCATATATGAAAGCGATGGTGGATCGGTACCGACATTTACGAAGACAATTCTTTCAACATCCGGTACACATAATCAATGTATCGGCGATATCGGGAATGACGGCGATCTGGATATTTTCGGTGCAAATTATTTAGGACACCCGCCTGTTTCACTGTGGGAGAATCATGCTTCGGATCCGCTTCCTGTAAACCAATGGACCTATAAACAGATAACGGATGGACATAGTCAAACATTTGGACTGGGCTTTGGCGATATTGACGGTGATGGAAGGAGGGATATCATATCCGGACAATATTGGTATCGGAATCCAGGCGGAGATATGTTGGGTACGTGGACTCAGTCGATATCGCTGCCATCCGGAATGGAGGCGATATTGTTCGGGGATGTGGATGATGACTCGCTGTCTGATGTGATTGCTCAAAAAACGGAGGGATCTTCATTGGCACTCTATTGGCTGGAAGCAACGGATGCCTCGGCGTCATCGTGGAATAGCGTGTATATTGGTGATGCTCCCGCGGCGAGTCACGTCCTTGGCGCGCAAGGGTATCGTCTAGCTGATGTGCGAAGCGGTGGCAAACCGGAGATAGTGGTTTCGAGCGGTGATGGCATTTGGTATTTTGAAGTGCCGGCAAACCCCGCTGTCGATTCGTGGACGAAGGTGCATGTGAGTAGTAATCCTTCCGATGAAGGATTCGGGGTAGCAGATATGGATGATGATGGCGATCTTGATATCGCTGCGGGAACGGGTGATACGAAACTGGTAGAGTGGTATCGGAATCCGGGTGATGGCTCTGCGGACTGGCAGTCATTTACTATCGGGGATATGAATGAAGCAGTATATCCGGATCGATTTGCTGCTGTTGATCTGAACGGAGATAATCGCCGGGACATTATTGGAACAGAAGAGAATGGTCTCGCATCTGGAGCGGAGACATTTTGGTGGGAAGCGCCGGTCGATCCTACATCACCGAATTGGATACGGCATCTTATTGCAACACAAGGAAGTACGAACTCCATGGATGTGGATGACATTGACCAGGATGGCGATATGGATATTCTTCTTGGGGAACACAAGGGATCTTTAACGACGAGCATTTGGCAAAATGACGGATCGGGGAATTTTACTGAGCAAGTTGTGGGCGCCGGAAAGGAATCGCATCTTGGTACGCGCGCAATTGACCTTGATGATGATGGTGATGCGGATATCGTAAGCATTGCCTATGATGCGCCGCAGTACATTCACCTCTGGCGAAATGATGCGATAGTGGCAGGGGGGACCGCAGTATCCGACACCACTCCTCCCACGCTCTCCAATATCGCCTCTTCGAACATAACCGCAACCGGAGCAATCATAACCTGGACTACCAACGAACCTTCCGATTCTCAAGTCGAATACGGCACCACAATAAGCTATGGACAAAGCACGATACTCGATACTACTCTCGTGACCAATCATAGTGTCACTCTTTCCGGTCTTTCCGCAAATACAACGTACCACTATCGCGTGAAGTCAAAAGACGCTTCCGGAAACATGACAATGTCGGGAGATGAGGTGGTGGTGACGACTAATCAATCTCCGTCGCAGGCCGGACTTGTTGCGGCGTACAACTTTGATGAAGGGATTGGAACAACAGCGCAGGATGCGAGTGGCAATAGCATTACCGGCACATTGACCAATGGTGTTTCTTGGACGACAAGTGGGAAAAACGGAAACGCACTTCAGTTTGACGGTGTTGATGATTTTGTAAATCTTGGGCATCCGAGCGCTTTGTCATTATCAAACTTTACCTTTTCGGCCTGGGTGTATCCGGTGAGTCTTTCCGGCGATCGAGATATTATTACCAAGGTCAGTAGTTCGTCTTCGGAGTATCATTTCCAGGAGACTGGTGGTCAATTGCAAGTCGGATTTTCCAATGGATCCGGATCATGGTATTACCTCAATGCCTCTGCTCAATCTATGCCGCTTAATGCATGGAGTCACGTTGCTGCTCTGTTTGACGATACCGGGAATACGTTCTCTCTCTATGTCAATGGAAATGTAGTGGGAACGCAATCAGTATCGGCATCGATCCTTGCTGGAACGGATGATGTTCATATCGGTATGGGGTGGAGTGGGCAGTCATGGAACGGAAAAATTGACGATGTGCGTATTTACAATCGGGCGCTTTCGGGGAGTGAAATATCAAGCGATATGAATACGCCGGTTGGCGGAACGGTTGAAGATACGACACCGCCAATCCGTTCGAATGGAGCGCCAACCGGAACGCTTTCGGAGACAACTACCGATGCGACCCTGAGTCTTTCAACAGATGAATCGGCGACCTGTAAGTACAGCACGGTTTCCGGAACATCATACGCCGCAATGATTGATACTTTCCAAACAACGGGGACAATCAACCATTCAACGGCCATTTCCGGACTGTCGAGCGGATCATATGTCTATTTTGTTCGATGTGAAGATGCGATCGGAAATCAGAATACGGATGACTTTGCGATTGCATTTGATATCGCTGCTCCCGATACGGCCGATCCGACAGTAACGATAACAGCTCCGACGAATGGGGCGACTGTTACGGGAACGGTTTCTCTCTCAGTAAATGCCTCGGATGATCGCGGAGTGGATCATGTCAACTTTCTCGTCGATGAATCACTGAATGCAACCGATGTATCGAGTCCGTATTCGATATCGATTGATACAACATTGCTTGCCGATGGGCAGCATACGTTTTTGGCGCGAGCATTCGATGCTGCTCTCAATATGGCGGAAGACAATATAACGGTGACAGTGGAAAACACTGATACGACAGTACCTAGTGTTCCTCAGAATCTTTCAGCGACAGCGGTCTCGACAATGAGTATCGACCTTGCTTGGTCGGCATCGTCCGACAATATTGGTGTTGCCGGTTATAGAATTTTCCGCAATGGCAGCGAGATCGGAACAACGACGTCGTTGAGTGCGAGTGATACGGGTCTTGTTCCGGCAACACGGTACTCGTATGCAATCTCATCCTACGATGCGCAGGGAAACGAGTCGGCGCTTTCGAGTACCGTCTCGGTTACGACGCTCACTCCCGACACCACTCCTCCCACGCTCTCCAATATCGCCTCTTCGAACATAACCGCAACCGGAGCAATCATAACCTGGACTACCAACGAACCTTCCGATTCTCAAGTCGAATACGGCACCACAATAAGCTATGGACAAAGCACGATACTCGATACTACTCTCGTGACCAATCATAGTGTCACTCTTTCCGGTCTTTCCGCAAATACAACGTACCACTATCGTGTGAAGTCAAAAGACGCTTCCGGAAACATGACAATGTCGGGAGATGAGGTGGTGGTGACATCACTTGCTAATGATGTTCTGGCATACTGGAATTTTGATGAAACATCCGGTACAACAGCAGCGGATTCCTCAGGTCAGGGGAACGCGGCAACGCTGGTGAATGGTCCAACATGGGTGGCTGGGAAGTTTGGAAACAGTGTCAAATTGGATGGAAGCAATGACTATTTGAGCGCCGGCAATATCTCAGCGCTCAATAACGCTCAAGCAATTACTATTGTCGGGTGGTTCAAAGACAGTAATAAGAATGGAAATAGGGTTATCTTTGGGAAATCTGTTGATGCAACACACGACTTCAATGTGAATACGTATAGCGGAATCCTGTATTGGGAATTGGGGAATGGAAGTGATGTTGCGGCGGAATGGACCGGATACGCTTCTTCGGTAACGCAAAACCAATGGTATCATGCAGCCTTTGTTTTTGATGGGACAGCTTCCGGAAATGCCAATCGGATGAAGGTGTATATAAATGGTGCAGGTCAATCGTTAAATTTCTATGGAACCGTCCCGAGTTCAACGGCAAACCTATCGAGTAGCATGCTTCGACTCGGTTCTGACACAGTTGTTCCCGGATACTGGAAGGGAGGTATGGATGAACTGCGCATATATAGTCGAGCACTGTCGGAGGGTGAGATTCAGACGCTTATGACGCAGAACTAATGTTCTGATGCATTAGTTCTCACTCAACGGTATAGAGCCTTCCCGGGAAGAAGTATACACACCGGAAAGCCGGGTATGTGCGAGTAAGTTTCAGGAAAAAGAGCCGTCGGTATGCCGACGGCTCTTTCTGGTGTCTCCATGTGGGAATAGCTATTTCTCCATCACCGCCTTCTTCACGAGCGCGTTGAGGCGAGACTTTTTGCGCGCGGCGGTGTTTTTCTTGATGATATTCTTTTCACTTGCTTTGTCGAGGCTCTTGATAGCGAGTTTGAGCTCCTTTTGTGCGGTTTCGATGTCTTTCGCTTTGACCGCTTCGCGCGTCTTCTTGATGGCGCTCTTGAAAACACCCTTGGCGACTTTATTTCGCTCGGTCTTCTTGGCGGTGACGCGCATGTATTTCTTGGCGGAATCCTTAATCGGCATATGCTTTCAAAAACAAATTAGCATCCCCATAGGGTGTGAATCGTTTTCCTTTTTTACCATGCGATTTGTTTTTTGGCAAGGGGAAGGCTTTTGTGATAGTGTAAAGACACTTTTGGATGCATTATGATTGCTTTACTGGAAGGAAATGTTGTTGCTCTGCGTCATGATTCTGCGGTGGTGCAGACGGGGGGTGTGGGTTATAAGGTGTATCTTACGCCGTACGCATTGGGCAAGATTGCCGGAGTGGCGTCAGTTCGTCTGCATATATATACCAATGTCCGCGAAGACGCTATTACGCTCTACGGCTTTTTGGATGAAGGGGAGCTCGCGATGTTTGAGCTTCTCATATCGGTGAATGGTGTCGGTCCCAAGATGGCGCTTGGGATTTTGTCGGTTGCCGAACCGGCGTCGATTCGGGCGGCGGTTGTCGGGAAAGATATCTCCATATTGACAAGGATTTCCGGCATTGGAAAACGCACGGCAGAGCGCATCTTGCTCGACCTTGAGAATAAAGTGGGAACACTCACGGCAGAGGGGCTCAAAGGCGCGACGGAGGAGAGCGAAGTGATCGAGGCGCTTAATTCGATGGGCTATTCGCCGGGAGAGGTTCGAGAGGCGATGAAACTGATTGCTCCGGGAGCGACTCGTGTTGAAGAAAAAATCAGCGAACTCCTCAAGGTGCTTGGGAAAAAACGGTAGCATTGTATTCATACACATCTTTTTCTTTGCTTAGGCAAAGGAGTCGGTGGAAGTGAATGGAAATATATGGACATATCGGAGCAAACACGGTGGCTCAACGCGAAGTGTCCCGATGGCGGACTTCTTCAGTCGGAGGAGTGGCGACGGCTCAATGATCGAGAGGGCTTTGTTACAAGACACTTTGAAAGCGATGAGTTGTGGGCGAATGGTATCGAGTACGCGCTTCCGATAGCGGGGAAGTATTGGTATCTGCCGCGCGGACCCGTCCTTGAATTGCCGATATCTGATTCTCAGCAAAGATGCTGGCGGGATATTCTCCAAGAGGCGCAGAAAAATGCCTTGGGCTGGATACGAATGGAGCTGAAAAATGAGGAGGAACTCAGCCGTGTCGGCGAATGGTCAAAAGAATTTTCCATGAGGAAGGCGCCTCACGATATGCAACCGAGAGAGATTTTGGTTGCGGATATTTCGGGCAGTGAAGAGGATCTTTTCGCCAATATGAAATCAAAGACGCGGTACAATATCCGGATTGCCGAGAGGCATGGGGTCGAAGTTTTTTCCGGTCGGGACGAAGGTATGCTCTGTGAATTTCTCCGCATAAATCAAGAGATGGCTCGACGGAATCGGATTTCGACGCATGCTGACCAGCATTACCGGATGCTTCTGGATTCTTTCCCGAGTGATCAAATCGAGTTACTTATAGCAAAGCATGGAGGGCGTTATCTTGCGGCGATGTTGGTAGTATTTTTCGGAGATACGGCGACCTATTTGCATGGCGCTTCGAGTGACGATGAACGCGGTCTTATGGCGCCGTATCTTTTGCAGTGGCGCGCGATAGAAATGGCACGGCGTCGCGGGTGCGTGCGCTATGACTTTGGCGGTGTCGACACGGCGGGTTTTGCGCCGAGTCTTTCGGGTGTTACGCGATTCAAGCAAGGATTTGCAAGAAATGTCAACGCTATCCGGTATCCTGGAAGCTATGATATAGTGCTTATACCAAGCAGATATAGCCTGTATAAGGCGATGAGTATGTCAAAATATATTGTCAATAAAGCAAAACGTGTCTTGACAAAACAATAATTTATTGCGATAATTGCACGTCCGAATGGAGGCGGACAGCTTTAACCTTATGTCTATGATCGAAAAAGATATTCAATCTCTCGGTCTCAACGAAAAAGAAGCGAAGGTCTATCTCGCATCGCTCGAGCTTGGGCAAGCGACGGTGCAGAAGATTTCGGCGAAAGCGGGTATTAAGCGTCCGACCACCTATTTCATCATCGAGAACCTGATGGAGCGCGGTCTCATGTCGAGCTACTATCAGGGGAAGAAGCAGCTCTTCATGGCGGAAATGCCGGAGCGTATTCTCGATCTTATCGCCAAGGAGCGGAAGGAATTGGAGCTTCGCGAAGAGCAGTTTAAGCGTCTGCTTCCCGAACTGCAGTCAATCAACAATCGCAACAAAGACAAGCCAGTTGTGAAATACTACGAAGGGAAAGATGGGATTCTCACAATGACATCAGAGCATATCAAGTTGAGTAAGAATCAGACATTTTACAATGTTTTCTCGCGAGATATTATTGAGCAAGTGGTGTCGCAAGATGAGTTAAAAACTCTGCGAAAAGAAAGAGTCGTTAATAAACTTCAGGCAAAAGCTATATATACTCGAGAGGCTGGTGATTTAGAAGGTGTAGAGAATGCCAATCTGGTTCGTTTGCCGCTAAAGGATTTTCCTGTTACGTGCGATATCGCTTTTTATGAAGACAAGGTTCGCATTGCTTCGTTCAAAGATAGGCTTATGGGTGTTGTGATTGAGGACAAAGAGATAGCTCAGTCGTTTAGAGCAGTGTTTGAACTTGCCTGGAAATGGGTGAACAGAGAACGGACAGAGCAATAGTATGCAGAGAATGAAATAGAAGAAACCAAAAAAGTGCACATAAAAAGCATAAAAAAATGGGCCCCGAAATATTCTCCGGAGCCCTTGGGGGGGGGTATTTTAGTACGGCATGACCTTTTCTCCTTCATGGGAGAGTCTCCTTATACTCTGTGCACAGAGCTTTCGGAGGTGAAAGAACCATCCGCGAATCCTCCCGATCCTTTGCTGGAAAGACGCGCGAACACCGACACTACATCTCGAAGTTAGCATATTTTGAGATTTTGTCAAGTACGGAAGCCATTTGGCGTATTTCTTTGGATTATTTCAAATGTAGATTTCTAATCGTTGTTCTCCTGTGTGTTATACTTTAAATCATGATGAGGACCTTTTTGAAGAGGCTTTTTCCGCAATCGTTGAAGAATATCTATCATCTTTCAGGTGCTGCGATGGCGGGTGTTTTCTTCGGGTTTCCGGGGCGGAAATTGCGAGTGATTGGGGTAACAGGGACGGACGGAAAGACAACCACAGTCCAGTGTATCGGCGCCATTATTCGCGAGTCAGGAAAGAAGGCAGCGATTGCGTCGACAATCAACTTCCGTATCGGAGAGCGGGAATGGGTGAATACATCGAAATTCACGACACTTTCCGGCTGGAAGGTGCAGAAGTTTTTGCGCGAGGCGGTTTCTGCCGGATGTGAGTATGCTGTGCTCGAGGTGTCGTCACATGCTCTTGATCAGGGGAGGGTATTTGGCGTGCCGTTCGAGGTGGCGGTTATTACCAATGTGACGCGCGAGCACCTCGATTATCACGGGACCATGGAGGAATATCGCCGGGCAAAGCGCCGGCTTTTTGATCGAGCGAAGGTCGGCGTGGTGAATCTCGATATGGAAGACTCCGAGGAATTTCTGGCAACGCCTCCGCCCAAACACGTGACATACAGCAGAGTAGACGCTTCGGCGGATGTCTTGGCAGAAGATATCTCCGCAACGCTCGAAGGGTCGGCATTCCGTATCAGCGAGACAGAATTCTGTCTGGCGCTTCCGGGACTATTTAACATCGAGAATGCGCTTGCGGCAGTTGCTGCAATGGTGTCGTGCGATATTTCCTATGAAATTGCCGCACGCGCCTTGTCTCATGTCCGAGGTGTTCCGGGGCGCATGGAACATGTGGCAAATGATCGGGGTATTACGGTTTTAATTGACTATGCGGTGACACCGAATGCATTGGAGAATCTCTATGCTCTTGTTTCAAGCATAAGAACGTCACGAGAAAAGAAAGTTATCGCTGTTTTTGGCGCCTGTGGCGATCGTGATCGAGGAAAACGGCCTCTTATGGGAGAAATCGTTTCATCGAACGCCGATATCATCATATTGACCAATGAGGATCCGTATACGGAAGATCCCGGCAGAATTGTTCGTGAGATACAGTCGGGAATTGTGAACAAGATCCTTGGGAAAAATCTTTTTGTGATCATGGATCGGCGGGAGGCGATTGCAAAAGCTCTTGATCTGGCTGTTCCGGGCGATATGGTGCTGGTGACAGGAAAGGGCGCCGAGGAATTCATGGCAGTCGGCAGTCGTCGGATTCCTTGGAATGACAAACGGGTTATTGAAAGTATCTTGCAAGGGATGAATGACAATGAAGTGTAGTGCGCATCATGTTTTCTGAGCGGACGATATCGCTGTTATACATATAAAAACAAGAGTGTCATGGAACTCTTGTTTTTATTCCCGCTTTCTGAATTTGCAGCGGTTTTTATCGATTTGCTGCGAACAGTTTGTGTGTTGTGTGTCTCTATTTGTATCGCAGAGCGTCCAGGGGATCAATGCGGCTTGCTTGTCGGGCTGGGAAGAGTCCGGTGAAGAGTCCGACGACAGACCCGAATGCGACTACGACAAGAATAAACCAGGCAGGTGTCGAAAAGAGGCTGACGCTTGTGCCACCAAAGCGCGTTGCAATGAAGTTGAGAAGAGAATTGCACACTTTGCCACCGAACCATCCCAAGAGGACTCCAACCAAGCTTCCGAGGAAACCCATGAGGGTTGCTTCTACGATAAACATAAGGGAGATGCTTGATTTCGAAGCGCCGATTGATCGCATAATGCCGATTTCCTCGGTGCGCTCCAGAAGGGCGATAGTCATGGTATTGAACATTCCGATTGCGGAAACGAAGAGGGCGACCAGTCCGAATGCCATGAGAATTATCTGTATCGCACTGAATACCTTGTTTGCCTGACTGATTGTGTCGGAGATGGATGAAACGGAGAAACCGAGCGCGAGGATTTTATCTCGTATGGGCGTGGTTTGATCGGCAGTTTCCGCCTTTACTTTGAGTGCCTGGAAGCGCCCGGTGTTGGCAGCGGGAAAATCATCAAGGGAAAAATACGCTATATTTTCTTCGGTTTCAACGACGCCGACGATCTGAAAAGTTTTCGGGCCGGCTGTGGCAGTTTTTCCAGCCTCTCCTTCGACGGGGAGAAAAAGTGTAAGCGCGAAATCTTTCCCTATCATCTCTTCCGG
Proteins encoded in this region:
- a CDS encoding ABC transporter permease; this translates as MHFSDILKLSLRMFRARTMRTLLTILGMSIGIAAILFLVSLGYGLQETLLQRITTSDALATLDISEDQTKGAIINQESIDTIRDLPGVTATIPAVRVRGQGKFGDITLDLDTLGSSATFLRLENIKTLSGTLLSTDPNTIVITSGIAKTFGKSPEEMIGKDFALTLFLPVEGEAGKTATAGPKTFQIVGVVETEENIAYFSLDDFPAANTGRFQALKVKAETADQTTPIRDKILALGFSVSSISDTISQANKVFSAIQIILMAFGLVALFVSAIGMFNTMTIALLERTEEIGIMRSIGASKSSISLMFIVEATLMGFLGSLVGVLLGWFGGKVCNSLLNFIATRFGGTSVSLFSTPAWFILVVVAFGSVVGLFTGLFPARQASRIDPLDALRYK